In the genome of Segnochrobactrum spirostomi, the window CGCTCCACGGCGTGTCGCTCGACATTCCGGGGGGCGAGCTCGTCGCCCTGCTCGGGCCGTCGGGCTCGGGCAAGACGACCCTGTTGCGCATCGTCGCCGGCCTCGAATTCCCGACCGAGGGCACCGTCTATTTCGGCGACGAGGATGCGCTCTCGAAGAGCGTTCAGGAGCGCAACATCGGCTTCGTGTTCCAGCACTACGCGCTGTTCAAGCACATGACGGTGTTCGATAACATCGCGTTCGGGCTGACCGTGCGGCCGGCGGCGCGCCGGCCCTCGAGGCAGGCGATCCGCGACAAGGTGATGGCGCTGCTCGATCTGGTGCAGCTTCCCGGCCTCGAGAAGCGCTATCCGATGCAGCTCTCGGGCGGCCAGCGCCAGCGCGTGGCGCTCGCCCGCGCGCTCGCCGTCGATCCGCAGGTTCTCCTCCTCGACGAGCCGTTCGGCGCGCTCGACGCCAAGGTGCGCAAGGATCTGCGCCGTTGGCTGAAGGAGATCCACGCCCGCACCGGCCACACCACCCTGTTCGTCACCCACGATCAGGAAGAGGCGATGGAACTCGCCGACCGCATCGTGGTGATGCGGGCGGGCCAGATCGAGCAGGTCGGCACGCCGGACGAGATCTACGACAAGCCGGCGACGCCGTTCGTGTTCGACTTCATCGGCGAATCGATCCGCCTGCCGGTCACCGTCTCCCGCGGCGCGGTGCTGCTCGACGGCCGGCCGATCCCGGTCGCGTTGCCGGGCATCGCCGACGGGGCGGGTGAGCTGTTCGCCCGGCCGAGCGACATCGCCATCGCCGCGAACGGGGCGGAAGGGGTGCCGGCGCGCGTGGTCGCGGTGCGCCGCACCGCCGGCCACCGGCTGCTCGAGGCCGAGGTCGGCGCCGATTCCCACCGCGTCGAGTTCGCCATTCCGACCACGACCGACGTCGCGGTGGGCCAGCCGATCGGTCTCGTCCTCACCGCGACGCGGTTCTATCCGGCGGCCTGATCGGGGCGCGTTTTCAGATGGCGGATTGCGCCGGGACGGAGCGGTCGGTCACCG includes:
- a CDS encoding sulfate/molybdate ABC transporter ATP-binding protein yields the protein MGVRVENLVKAFDRTPALHGVSLDIPGGELVALLGPSGSGKTTLLRIVAGLEFPTEGTVYFGDEDALSKSVQERNIGFVFQHYALFKHMTVFDNIAFGLTVRPAARRPSRQAIRDKVMALLDLVQLPGLEKRYPMQLSGGQRQRVALARALAVDPQVLLLDEPFGALDAKVRKDLRRWLKEIHARTGHTTLFVTHDQEEAMELADRIVVMRAGQIEQVGTPDEIYDKPATPFVFDFIGESIRLPVTVSRGAVLLDGRPIPVALPGIADGAGELFARPSDIAIAANGAEGVPARVVAVRRTAGHRLLEAEVGADSHRVEFAIPTTTDVAVGQPIGLVLTATRFYPAA